A part of Triplophysa dalaica isolate WHDGS20190420 chromosome 17, ASM1584641v1, whole genome shotgun sequence genomic DNA contains:
- the myo15b gene encoding unconventional myosin-XV produces MPPAKPPSRARGGKKVTGKTEKQEQVTPKKGVKTASQNLTKTESGKGIKEETSAKEKTQKDEGKEEKAEASEDEEIETSRQIARRKQNGKAIPAKLTTNGNSGIGRTGKAGKSKPQQKKITAKTQNKSPAKGVRKRGGKVVDKVEDDSESEKAECSEQESQEEATYDKEEEPERVEESAEIEVNAVSSEEELLDPDKKTEEEEKEEEESEINENNNEPPESKVKEEPEEEPVSSIEEVDSEEVLSDTGQESAQEETAGSLMKPGSLNLTAHFQGQKKMLKSKILQKKRPSKREEPKAGPPEGVHLKGMSLSKSRAAKGKSQILQLASKTKALNKTVEDQQEDQTTADTKGPKGLLNRESRMLFTTKGKGKDDKNKKGKKELPKEIVEEQKQETETTELEEQLPSKSTESLIARKRGMATLRRVSGWIQKKMPKSFHVRRKLSTVSQAIGISKWLPALVVQKKSSSTKSKKNLIRHKMLMKMAKKNETSDDSKTETSKPQDAPADPQDDLCDDPCTSSQDVEEKVNSGDAKFAIVLPRMNKIGMTTEATVTSTSTGIENTATTERKPPKPGARLVLPVKPDLSLLRSIKKIPQDSGRTIIPNTQSNDMESELKVDNKKPLTGIKDGTSVLQAAKGKLGESQLNFSKLSMSKTLLNSGGSIGQSREAEMNRRNAHQSTETETWRTGERQASFEEDVDREVAELIGNGLLPSAMELHWAQRGQMYGDPQDWMRPENLLPHQTVEKLTKWTVYQDDEHAHTIPVHNGRGRWESEDPTQNMLEERLNSTQVIMPGSNEVVEVDEVEDLAQLEEVSESSVLLNLKKRFHRDSIYTYIGNMLLSINPFKPLSIYTEELRQQYQGKEKHNNPPHIYAMADVAFCQSQNTTQEHCIIINGQSGSGKTEAAKLIVHYLSSMYQGRNDKLRQPMDVLPILESFGNAKTILNNNSSRFGKYLHIHIRHGVVVGTSLSKYLLEKSRVVFQAKEERNYHVFYELLAGLNEWGKQDLYLQGAETYFYLNQGRACEIKVKHDSQDFQLLVRCLETIGLHADQLANIWAILSSILQLGNICFSSYESESFEVARIFSEAEARRVGNLLQVSAEALQTVITHRVTETIYDRIYCPLSVESAIESRDAIAKTLYSVLFDWILERINEWLMPTEMDSTVGIVDIYGFEDLSVNSFEQLCINYANEQLQQFVNKALVAQEQEEYSAEQIRWYPITLETSHGCLDLISARPYGILRILDDQTCLPQATDHTFLQKCHYHHGNSPHYSKPKIPLPVFTIYHYAGAVTYQVHNFLNKNHDQFRPEVLELFAHSRLQMVSGLFRKVQERYIQQKELGRARGRSQMTTVASHFHQSLTELTTRLERSKTTFIRCFKPNFVKLPGIFDVDYVTTQLRHGGILGTIHIRKEGFPIRIPFDLFMERYGVLLAQKPAHSTCKEQVVCLLETVGAEESQYQLGLTKVFMKEILYQRVEDKWSSTQTWAAVTIQRNIRGFICRRNFRFFKQKAIVIQSHIRGHQARRYYKKLKQSFTQFWATMMITRNTIKRRQWREHTARTSVKQVEKPTSTEMDVGLLEIPADLATRLRRAAGRPQGSGVTEVAPPQVKSQHSLSLPLGIDNHPFSKYANTVLKDGWCQPKGYPLHRPLTSLDPEDARTALEIYKLILRFTGDSDLNGWEEQMLGNYIVEKSQSQINIRDEVLAQLVFNTWDGEREESALRGWLILACCLSAFAPSPALEKPLLKYVSDQGPGEYRSLCQHKLLTSLKLPVPACRQHPPTQLEWTANQRKGKMVVQVNTFNDERLTLEVESWTTGEQLASWLLSYRSLSEATQGWSVSLLAGEGWTDLAGCDFVMDLLAGVEADVPLAHPPAQPDYLFSDMGDRMMTTDLEDFIPPAPSMQAPSLPSFQASPWDTHQPAFTSQGSQGQQIDSYVDDLFDPVLDHGPQDFERMAMLNRRMRGAGGMMPGMYTGAGMQINPAMAGYAATPMMPNMMPAASMMQPMPSMMMPTPMPTPSVGPQQMAAQQQSFINQQALLLAQQMTMQAMSLSQQQQQEDIRKRQKDSQRSSPRQRRRSPPRRHARSPSRSPSPSPSPRRSSERTSTPSSKKAPETLPKPRPPEVQPEREDIKAPEDIGSFQDKRNFFQKIGTSEARPKPAPKVAKPLIYSSPPLVSHPTSPPPVKNEVQPLPPPPIIIPEPEAEPPEPTSPKPEPTSKIREIIKKYQNRPAPEPKAFEPVRVPAKHFVKKNNPKEEALAILKSKSPVAQPKKQWNETPPPPPESQGPRAISNSMREKQLSLADLFSSQRSKAPPPPPSHTPSPPPNIPDPPLMPAPGLNNFSRMAEEESVRSQMHRFSASVYFSYSSMPGKLFLRKELFYPKEKFNHPYTLNLLCEQIMRDTYSDSCLRISREERRKMKDLLANFHIGTSISTLEDVGMKKRIVMAARDNWTNYFARLFNVKVGNRGDSQILGVSHRGIRLLTVARASGINPKHLKLLHSYSYAQVLSVQQKGTGKVMFSLTNEDLELHSPQSPQIVAVINLFLMELIKDSDYLIAVKSYVTDEKSLLSFQRGDVIKLLHMDGLKDGWMFGSTGGRSGLFPVDVTQPCAPPDYHSSNMERQLYRRKSMRLTGSSPNVPVNSYAPNVPVNGPAPNILVNNSSLNILVNSSSPNIPAMRAVSVGSERSLDSSSIRRSEPDRQQYAMTEFARKYFAITSHSNSEKSLKEMLEHTQNPIQESLILFSDSDLSRQGAQSFMVLMQFMSDQPTKKNQSEGDCVNFILHLGKEKEFLRDEIYCQIIKQTTKNPVKERCTCGWRLLNLVTGFFPCSSTLLPYFTHHLEIIMQDANHPFQELANTCEKNLRRSLNFGGRRHIPSHSEMEAILAGRSSRRLPITLPGGNDFPCKIRSFSVTYEVVTDICAEMGIGNPAEIKEFSIFATKKGANLTRPIHSDEYLFDFLLDDGSISLSFNRIIWKQPLHFENDFYVEFHYQLLLADYLAGKVLLPSSTVYQQVAELTALQHLTLGLTQPPTNQEVKQYLPQLELVNPNDERLLATIRAQFSAFGPLKNIDAKICFLKSVSSLPLLGFNIFTGQKVSHGSCPSPCLIAVNHELILVLDPKTQNTCLSLSMEDVQSLRSIRPKKDKLPTVEVNFSGQTQPKIITFHLKQAKEFCHTVAVIMEEVVKVSPSSLPSRAGTPH; encoded by the exons ATGCCTCCAGCCAAACCCCCCAGCAGAGCTAGAGGAGGAAAGAAGGTCACTGGAAAGACAGAGAAACAAGAACAAGTTACTCCCAAAAAAGGAGTCAAGACAGCATCCCAAAACCTCACAAAAACCGAAAGCGGAAAAGGTATAAAGGAAGAGACATCTGCTAAAGAAAAGACTCAAAAAGATGAGGGAAAAGAGGAGAAAGCCGAGGCATCGGAAGATGAAGAGATAGAGACCTCCAGGCAAATCGCCAGGAGAAAGCAGAATGGCAAAGCTATACCTGCTAAGTTGACAACAAATGGCAATTCAGGTATAGGGAGGACTGGAAAGGCTGGGAAATCAAAACCTCAGCAGAAAAAAATTACAGCCAAGACTCAGAACAAATCTCCTGCTAAAGGTGTGAGAAAGAGAGGTGGTAAAGTAGTGGATAAGGTAGAAGACGATTCAGAGAGTGAGAAAGCAGAGTGTTCAGAACAAGAGAGTCAAGAAGAAGCTACATATGACAAGGAGGAGGAGCCAGAGCGTGTGGAAGAGTCGGCTGAGATCGAAGTAAATGCAGTAAGCAGTGAGGAAGAACTCTTAGACCCAGACAAGAAAactgaagaagaagaaaaagaagaggaagaaagtGAGATCAATGAGAACAACAATGAACCCCCGGAAAGCAAAGTTAAAGAAGAACCTGAGGAAGAACCTGTTAGCAGCATAGAAGAGGTCGACTCTGAGGAGGTGCTGAGTGATACCGGACAAGAGAGCGCACAGGAGGAGACCGCCGGTTCATTGATGAAACCAGGATCGCTAAACCTGACTGCTCACTTCCAAGGTCAGAAAAAGATGTTGAAATCCAAGATACTTCAAAAGAAGAGGCCTTCCAAAAGAGAGGAACCTAAAGCAGGTCCTCCAGAAGGGGTGCACCTTAAAGGAATGTCTTTGTCCAAAAGCAGAGCGGCAAAAGGTAAATCTCAAATTCTGCAGTTGGCAAGTAAAACAAAGGCTTTGAATAAGACCGTGGAGGATCAGCAGGAAGATCAGACAACAGCCGATACAAAAGGGCCCAAAGGATTGTTGAACAGAGAGTCTCGTATGCTGTTCACAACGAAAGGTAAAGGAAAAGATGACAAAAATAAGAAAGGCAAAAAGGAACTTCCAAAAGAAATTGTTgaagaacaaaaacaagagaCAGAGACAACTGAGCTCGAAGAGCAGCTGCCCTCAAAATCAACAGAGAGTCTGATAGCCCGCAAAAGAGGCATGGCAACCTTACGTCGCGTCTCGGGATGGATTCAAAAGAAGATGCCAAAAAGCTTCCATGTTCGAAGAAAGTTATCCACAGTCTCCCAAGCAATTGGGATTTCAAAATGGCTTCCTGCTTTGGTGGTGCAGAAAAAGAGTAGCAGCACAAAGTCTAAAAAGAACCTTATCCGACACAAGATGCTCATGAAAATGGCaaagaaaaatgaaacttcAGATGATTCAAAGACGGAGACGTCGAAACCCCAGGACGCCCCTGCTGATCCCCAAGACGATTTATGCGACGACCCTTGTACATCTTCACAAGACGTAGAAGAAAAGGTCAACTCGGGAGATGCCAAATTCGCAATAGTGTTGCCCCGGATGAACAAAATCGGCATGACAACCGAAGCCACTGTTACATCCACTAGCACAGGCATTGAAAACACTGCCACCACCGAACGTAAACCACCAAAGCCTGGAGCTCGCCTGGTTCTTCCCGTAAAGCCCGACTTGAGCCTTCTAAGGTCCATCAAGAAAATCCCACAAGACAGTGGCAGAACCATCATTCCGAATACTCAATCAAATGATATGGAGTCTGAGCTCAAAGTGGACAACAAAAAGCCATTAACAGGCATTAAAGATGGTACAAGTGTACTGCAAGCAGCCAAGGGTAAACTTGGAGAGTCACAACTGAATTTCTCCAAGCTGTCAATGTCGAAAACGTTGCTTAACAGTGGTGGAAGCATTGGACAGAGTAGAGAAGCGGAGATGAATCGAAGGAACGCACACCAGTCAACCGAAACGGAGACGTGGAGAACCGGAGAAAGACAAGCTTCTTTTGAGGAGGATGTGGATCGAGAGGTGGCGGAATTGATAGGGAATGGTCTTCTGCCCTCCGCTATGGAACTACACTGGGCTCAAAGGGGCCAGATGTATGGGGATCCTCAAGACTGGATGCGTCCGGAGAACCTCCTGCCACATCAGACAGTAGAGAAGCTCACCAAATGGACGGTGTATCAGGATGATGAACATGCACACACCATTCCGGTCCACAACGGCAGAGGCCGATGGGAATCAGAAGATCCAACTCAGAACATGCTGGAGGAGAGACTTAACAGCACTCAG GTAATAATGCCAGGAAGTAATGAAGTTGTGGAGGTGGATGAGGTGGAGGATTTGGCACAGCTGGA AGAGGTGTCTGAGAGTTCAGTTCTGCTGAATCTGAAGAAGCGCTTTCATCGCGATAGCATTTAT ACGTATATTGGAAATATGCTGCTGTCCATCAACCCCTTTAAACCTCTCAGTATTTACACTGAGGAGCTGAGACAGCAGTACCAGGGTAAAGAGAAGCACAATAATCCACC CCATATTTATGCCATGGCAGATGTTGCCTTTTGCCAATCTCAGAATACAACCCAGGAGCACTGCATTATCATAAA TGGTCAGAGTGGATCAGGAAAGACAGAAGCTGCCAAGCTCATCGTCCACTATCTGAGTTCCATGTATCAGGGCAGGAATGATAAATTACGACAG CCAATGGATGTTCTGCCCATTCTTGAGAGTTTTGGTAATGCCAAGACCATACTTAACAACAACTCCAGTCGATTTGGAAAGTACCTGCACATCCATATACGACA CGGTGTTGTTGTCGGCACATCTCTGTCGAAATATCTCCTTGAAAAATCACGAGTTGTCTTTCAG GCGAAGGAAGAGAGAAACTACCATGTGTTTTATGAACTGTTGGCTGGGTTGAACGAGTGGGGAAAGCAGGATCTTTACCTGCAAGGAGCTGAGACCTACTTCTACCTCAACCAG GGTAGGGcgtgtgaaataaaagtgaaGCATGACAGTCAAGACTTCCAGCTCTTGGTCCGATGCTTAGAGACGATTGGTTTACATGCAGATCAGCTCGCAAACATTTGGGCCATTCTGTCATCTATCCTACAGCTGGGCAACATTTGCTTCAGCTCCTATGAG AGTGAGTCGTTCGAGGTGGCCCGTATTTTTAGTGAAGCTGAAGCTCGGAGAGTCGGGAATCTTTTGCAGGTGTCCGCTGAGGCCTTACAGACCGTCATCACTCACAGAGTGACA GAAACAATATATGACAGGATCTACTGCCCCCTGTCTGTGGAAAGTGCCATTGAATCCAG AGATGCTATTGCCAAGACGCTTTACTCTGTTCTGTTTGACTGGATACTTGAACGCATCAATGAGTGGTTGATGCCCACAGAGATGGACAGCACTGTTGGAATTGTGGACATATATGGCTTTGAG GATCTGAGTGTGAACAGTTTTGAGCAGCTGTGTATAAACTATGCCAACGAGCAGCTGCAACAGTTTGTGAACAAAGCCCTGGTGGCACAAGAGCAG GAGGAATATAGTGCAGAGCAGATCCGGTGGTATCCAATAACACTGGAAACATCTCATGGCTGTCTGGATCTCATCTCGGCACGGCCGTATGGAATCCTTCGCATCCTGGATGATCAAACTTGCCTTCCTCAA GCCACAGACCATACATTCCTGCAGAAATGCCActatcaccatggcaacagtcCCCACTACTCCAAACCCAAAATTCCCCTGCCGGTGTTCACAATATATCACTATGCCGGTGCTGTCACTTATCAG GTTCATAACTTTCTCAACAAAAATCACGACCAGTTTCGACCTGAAGTGTTAGAGCTCTTCGCTCACAGTAGGTTACAG ATGGTGTCGGGTCTCTTTCGAAAGGTACAGGAGCGTTACATCCAGCAGAAAGAGCTGGGAAGAGCAAGAGGACGCAGTCAGATGACAACTGTGGCTTCTCACTTCCATCAGTCACTTACAGAGCTCACCACACGTTTAGAGAG GTCTAAAACTACATTTATACGTTGTTTCAAGCCAAACTTTGTTAAG CTTCCAGGAATATTTGATGTAGATTATGTAACTACACAGCTAAGGCATGGAGGAATACTGGGGACCATTCACATTCGGAAAGAGGGATTTCCTATTCGCATACCCTTCGATCTGTTCATGGAGAG ATATGGGGTGTTATTAGCCCAAAAGCCCGCACACTCGACCTGTAAAGAGCAGGTGGTATGTTTGCTAGAGACTGTAGGAGCAGAGGAGAGCCAGTACCAGCTAGGACTTACAAAG GTATTTATGAAGGAGATTCTATACCAGCGGGTGGAAGATAAATGGAGCAGTACACAAACATGGGCCGCAGTGACCATTCAGAGGAACATTCGAGGCTTTATCTGTAGACGCAACTTTCGTTTCTTTAAGCAGAAAGCTATTGTCATCCAGTCCCATATCAGGGGCCACCAGGCCAG GAGGTACTACAAGAAACTGAAGCAATCCTTCACTCAATTCTGGGCAACCATGATGATAACAAGAAACACCATTAAAAGACGTCAATGGAGG GAACATACAGCTAGAACCAGTGTGAAACAGGTAGAAAAACCTACATCTACCGAGATG GATGTGGGACTATTGGAGATCCCGGCTGATCTGGCGACCAGATTACGCAGGGCAGCAG GACGACCACAAGGATCAGGGGTCACTGAAGTGGCTCCCCCACAGGTCAAATCACAACACAGCCTCTCACTTCCCCTAGGCATCGACAACCATCCTTTTTCTAAATATGCCAACACAGTCTTGAAG GACGGATGGTGCCAACCAAAAGGCTACCCGCTTCATAGACCTTTGACCTCTCTGGACCCCGAGGATGCCCGAACTGCTTTAGAAATCTACAAACTG atCCTGCGTTTCACTGGGGACTCAGATCTGAATGGGTGGGAAGAGCAGATGTTGGGAAACTACATTGTGGAAAAGAGCCAATCTCAGATCAACATCAGAGACGAGGTTTTGGCTCAACTGGTGTTCAACACCTGGGAcggggagagagaggagagcgCCCTGCGTGGCTGGTTGATTTTGGCGTGCTGTCTGAGTGCCTTCGCACCCTCTCCAGCCCTGGAAAAACCTTTGCTCAA gTATGTGTCAGATCAGGGTCCAGGAGAATACCGGTCTTTGTGCCAGCACAAGCTGCTCACCTCCCTCAAGCTTCCCGTTCCTGCCTGTAGGCAGCACCCTCCTACACAGCTCGAGTGGACGGCGAATCAGAGAAAAGGAAAAATGGTAGTGCAGGTCAACACTTTTAATG ATGAGCGGTTGACATTGGAGGTAGAGTCTTGGACCACTGGGGAGCAACTTGCTTCTTGGCTTCTAAGCTACAG GAGCCTATCTGAAGCTACACAAGGCTGGTCTGTATCTCTGCTGGCTGGGGAGGGCTGGACTGATTTGGCTGGCTGCGACTTTGTCATGGATCTTTTGGCTGGAGTGGAAGCTGATGTGCCCCTGGCTCACCCACCTGCACAACCCGATTACCTCTTTAGTGACATGGGTGACAG GATGATGACCACTGACTTGGAGGATTTCATACCACCTGCTCCATCAATGCAGGCTCCTAGTCTCCCGTCTTTTCAGGCATCTCCATGGGACACCCACCAACCAGCCTTCACATCCCAGG GATCACAAGGGCAACAGATCGATTCTTACGTTGATGACCTTTTTGATCCAGTGTTGGATCACGGTCCTCAG GACTTTGAACGAATGGCCATGCTGAATCGAAGAATGAGAGGCGCAGGGGGAATGATGCCTGGCATGTACACTGGAGCAG GAATGCAGATCAATCCTGCCATGGCTGGCTATGCTGCCACACCAATGATGCCAAACATGATGCCCGCTGCATCCATGATGCAACCCATGCCAT CCATGATGATGCCAACTCCTATGCCAACACCATCTGTCGGCCCACAGCAAATGGCTGCACAACAGCAGTCCTTTATAAATCAGCAGGCTCTGCTCCTG GCTCAGCAGATGACCATGCAGGCGATGAGTCTGTCCCAGCAGCAACAGCAGGAGGATATTCGTAAACGTCAGAAAGACTCACAGAGGTCTTCCCCACGGCAACGGCGCCGCTCCCCTCCCCGCAGACACGCACGCTCACCCTCACGCTCGCCCTCACCCTCACCCTCACCCCGCCGCTCCTCGGAGAGAACCAGCACTCCGAGTTCCAAAAAAGCCCCTGAGACCCTTCCAAAGCCCCGCCCCCCTGAG GTTCAGCCAGAGAGGGAAGATATTAAGGCACCGGAAGATATAGGTTCCTTTCAAGATAAGAGAAATTTCTTTCAAAAGATCG GTACATCAGAAGCGCGTCCAAAGCCCGCCCCTAAGGTTGCTAAGCCACTGATCTACTCTAGTCCCCCACTAGTGAGCCATCCAACTTCACCTCCTCCAGTAAAGAATGAAG TCCAACCGCTCCCACCACCTCCTATAATAATACCAGAACCTGAAGCCGAACCTCCAGAACCCACATCTCCTAAACCAGAACCTACTAGTAAAATTAgagagattataaaaaaataccagAACCGGCCTGCTCCAGAACCTAAAGCCTTCGAGCCTGTCAG GGTTCCAGCCAAGCATTTTGTGAAGAAGAATAATCCGAAAGAAGAAGCGCTGGCCATTCTCAAATCAAAGAGTCCCGTCGCTCAACCAAAG AAACAGTGGAATGAGACGCCTCCTCCACCCCCTGAGTCCCAAGGCCCTCGTGCCATCTCCAACAGTATGAGAGAGAAACAGCTTTCACTAGCGGATCTCTTCAGTTCTCAGCGATCAAAGGCCCCGCCTCCTCCTCCTAGTCACACCCCTTCCCCGCCCCCTAACATCCCTGACCCGCCACTGATGCCTGCACCTGGACTTA ATAACTTTAGCAGAATGGCAGAGGAGGAGAGTGTTCGGTCACAGATGCACAGATTCTCTGCCAGTGTCTACTTTTCCTACTCCAGCATGCCTGGCAAACTCTTCCTGCGCAAGGAG TTGTTCTATCCCAAAGAGAAATTCAACCATCCGTACACCCTCAACTTGCTCTGCGAACAG ATCATGAGAGACACTTATTCAGATTCCTGTCTGAGGATTTCACGTGAGGAACGGCGAAAAATGAAAGACCTTTTGG CGAACTTTCACATTGGAACAAGCATCAGTACTCTTGAGGACGTTGGTATGAAGAAAAGGATTGTCATGGCAGCAAGAGATAACTGGACCAATTACTTTGCCCGTCTCTTTAAtgtaaag gtagGAAACAGAGGAGATTCTCAAATTCTAGGAGTCTCTCATAGAGGAATTAGACTGCTGACGGTGGCCAGAGCTTCAGGCATTAACCCCAAACATCTGAAACTGCTCCACAGCTACAG CTATGCACAGGTTCTGTCAGTGCAGCAGAAAGGAACCGGAAAGGTTATGTTCTCATTGACTAATGAGGACCTGGAACTTCATTCTCCACAGTCTCCTCAAATCGTTGCTGTGATCAATCTCTTTCTCATGGAACTGATAAAG GACTCAGATTATTTGATAGCTGTAAAGAGCTATGTGACCGATGAAAAGAGCCTGTTGAGCTTTCAGCGAGGTGATGTCATCAAATTACTGCACATGGACGGACTTAAGGATG GATGGATGTTTGGTTCCACTGGGGGTCGATCAGGACTATTTCCCGTGGATGTCACTCAGCCCTGTGCCCCACCAGACTACCACAGCAGCAACATGGAGAGGCAGCTATACAGGAGGAAGAGTATGAGACTCACTGGCTCCTCCCCCAACGTACCAGTCAATAGCTACGCCCCCAACGTCCCAGTCAATGGCCCCGCCCCCAACATCCTAGTCAATAACTCCTCCCTCAACATCCTAGTCAATAGCTCCTCCCCCAACATCCCCGCTATGCGTGCAGTTTCAGTCGGCAGTGAACGCAGTCTAGATAGCTCATCCATCCGGAGATCTGAACCGGACCGTCAGCAGTATGCCATGACTGAGTTTGCCAGGAAATACTTTGCCATCACCAG TCATTCTAATAGTGAAAAAAGTCTGAAGGAGATGCTTGAACACACTCAA AATCCCATTCAGGAATCGCTCATCCTTTTCTCAGACAGTGATCTCAGTCGCCAGGGTGCTCAGAGTTTCATGG TTTTGATGCAGTTCATGTCGGATCAGCCTACAAAGAAAAATCAGTCGGAAGGCGACTGTGTGAACTTCATTCTACAT CTGGGGAAAGAAAAGGAATTCCTCAGAGATGAGATCTACTGCCAGATCATCAAGCAGACCACCAAGAACCCAGTCAA GGAAAGGTGTACTTGCGGTTGGCGTTTGCTGAATCTGGTGACCGGATTCTTTCCCTGTTCCAGTACACTTCTGCCATATTTCACTCACCACCTGGAGATCATCATGCAGGATGCTAACCATCCCTTTCAGG AGCTGGCAAATACGTGCGAAAAGAATCTCAGGAGATCCCTAAATTTTGGAGGACGTAGGCACATTCCCTCCCATTCGGAGATGGAGGCTATCTTG GCTGGCAGGAGCTCTCGACGGCTGCCCATCACTTTGCCTGGTGGAAATGACTTTCCCTGCAAGATTCGCAGCTTTAGT GTCACATATGAGGTAGTAACAGACATTTGTGCAGAGATGGGCATTGGGAATCCAGCAGAAATTAAGGAATTTTCCATCTTTGCTACTAAAAAAGGAG CTAATCTGACCCGCCCAATTCACTCAGATGAGTATCTGTTTGACTTCCTGTTGGATGACGGCTCGATCTCCCTCTCTTTTAATCGAATAATCTGGAAACAGCCGCTTCACTTTGAAAACGACTTTTACGTGGAGTTCCACTACCAGCTG CTTCTGGCTGATTATCTGGCTGGGAAAGTATTGCTGCCCAGCTCCACAGTCTACCAGCAGGTGGCTGAGCTGACCGCTCTTCAACACCTCACCCTTGGACTGACTCAGCCACCcacaaa TCAAGAGGTAAAACAGTACCTTCCCCAGTTGGAACTGGTCAACCCCAATGACGAGAGGCTTCTCGCTACTATACGGGCACAGTTTTCTGCATTTGGCCCCCTCAAGAATATTGATGCCAAAATTTGCTTCCTGA AAAGTGTTAGTTCACTGCCACTTTTGGGATTTAATATATTTACCGGTCAGAAAGTAAGTCATGGCAGCTGTCCTTCTCCCTGCCTGATCGCAGTCAACCATGAACTTATCTTGGTCCTAGACCCGAAAACACAG AACACATGCTTGAGCCTGTCTATGGAGGATGTGCAGTCCTTGCGCTCAATTCGGCCTAAGAAAGATAAACTGCCAACGGTTGAGGTCAATTTTAGTGGCCAAACCCAGCCCAAGATCATCACTTTCCACCTGAAGCAG GCGAAAGAGTTTTGCCACACCGTTGCTGTGATTATGGAAGAAGTGGTGAAAGTCTCTCCGAGCAGCTTACCCAGTCGGGCTGGAACCCCACATTAA